In Opitutaceae bacterium TAV5, one genomic interval encodes:
- a CDS encoding anchor protein, translating to MCAILRMTFSYPEGNLKSLITFVYCKHYPQGSLNTMKTPVQSCSRSRGLASIFAALVALPLAQATTIVPDVWYSATSPGTPVTDGVQFTTNDGTADTVRHVLTYFTPASLSNVGDSVSMSLKFSATFTGTPSTWGANLFGFGLYDSGGSRISADGLGGTGGTGSPFSGYTGYRVAVRPRVNTTQSPFDGGLRARTGDSATLGNNGAHTEVTGGGAGGTTGTARTFVSGTEYNITYTITRTDASSLSILFEVGGLSGYSHTWSVASTYTTFDTFAITLSNQNIFDSITLTDVSITSNSFIPEPKTAAVLLGLGVLAIGVGLRRRCRQV from the coding sequence ATGTGCGCTATCTTGCGCATGACCTTCTCTTACCCGGAAGGAAATCTCAAAAGTTTGATAACGTTTGTATATTGTAAACACTACCCACAAGGTTCACTCAACACCATGAAAACTCCCGTCCAAAGTTGCAGCCGTTCCCGGGGCCTGGCCTCAATTTTCGCCGCCCTCGTCGCTTTGCCTCTCGCGCAGGCGACCACCATCGTGCCCGATGTCTGGTATTCCGCCACCAGCCCTGGAACCCCCGTGACCGACGGCGTGCAGTTCACCACGAATGACGGCACTGCGGACACGGTTCGGCACGTCCTCACCTATTTCACGCCGGCGAGCCTGTCGAATGTTGGCGATTCGGTAAGCATGTCCCTGAAGTTTTCGGCGACGTTTACGGGGACCCCTTCCACATGGGGGGCCAATCTCTTCGGCTTCGGTCTTTATGATTCGGGTGGCAGCCGGATATCCGCCGATGGCCTCGGAGGCACGGGGGGCACGGGGAGTCCCTTCAGTGGCTACACCGGTTATCGGGTCGCTGTGCGTCCACGGGTGAACACCACTCAGTCTCCTTTCGATGGAGGGCTCCGTGCCCGAACAGGTGATAGTGCTACCCTTGGAAACAATGGCGCCCATACCGAGGTCACGGGGGGAGGGGCAGGCGGCACAACGGGCACAGCCAGGACATTTGTATCCGGGACCGAATACAACATCACCTATACGATCACGCGTACCGATGCGAGCTCCCTGAGTATCTTGTTCGAAGTCGGGGGGCTGAGTGGTTACAGCCACACTTGGTCCGTGGCCTCAACCTACACCACCTTCGACACCTTTGCCATTACGCTTTCCAATCAAAACATCTTCGACTCCATCACGCTGACGGATGTGAGCATTACCTCCAACTCCTTCATCCCCGAACCGAAGACGGCGGCCGTTCTGCTGGGCCTTGGCGTCCTGGCGATTGGCGTTGGTCTGCGTCGGCGTTGCCGCCAGGTTTGA
- a CDS encoding N-terminal cleavage protein codes for MKPPPPLPRAFTLVELLTVIAIIGILAAIIIPTVGKVRETARMTRSLSNLKSIGQAVQLYLADNKDRFPPLGQGTGFTEPLWTDTGIGYPDWKKGLNTYLPTTGRKRFVDYKGTEYSINEVYVDPTLAADRHHNVGDYGASREIFKPDGSEITLHQITNSPSRTVLAAAGETTTQTPPVGSWFIETWNWANGIAVSNSPGDRGTGKVAVVFVDGHVEQLPKARLDSDQAYRRSLFLIKP; via the coding sequence ATGAAGCCCCCGCCCCCCCTCCCCCGCGCTTTCACGCTCGTCGAGCTTCTCACGGTGATCGCCATCATCGGCATTCTGGCGGCCATCATCATTCCCACGGTCGGAAAAGTGCGGGAAACCGCCCGCATGACGCGCAGCCTCTCCAACCTCAAATCCATCGGACAGGCCGTGCAGCTTTACTTGGCGGATAACAAGGACCGGTTTCCTCCGCTAGGACAGGGCACGGGGTTTACGGAACCGCTCTGGACGGATACCGGCATCGGCTACCCCGATTGGAAAAAGGGTCTGAATACATATCTCCCGACGACCGGGCGGAAGCGTTTTGTGGACTACAAGGGCACGGAATACTCGATCAACGAGGTTTACGTGGACCCGACGCTGGCTGCCGACCGTCACCATAATGTGGGAGATTACGGAGCAAGCCGGGAAATTTTCAAACCGGATGGAAGTGAAATTACCCTGCATCAAATCACCAACAGTCCGTCGCGCACGGTCTTGGCGGCAGCAGGGGAAACAACTACGCAAACACCTCCGGTTGGCAGTTGGTTTATCGAGACATGGAATTGGGCCAATGGCATTGCAGTGAGTAATTCACCTGGCGATCGCGGCACGGGCAAGGTGGCTGTGGTGTTCGTTGACGGACACGTGGAGCAACTGCCCAAGGCGCGACTCGACAGCGACCAGGCTTACCGGCGCTCGTTGTTTTTGATCAAACCGTAA
- a CDS encoding glycosidase, with translation MSKSASRTPKSSSTPAAFTVRVKKVRAAHEAFLRRKNPVDPLWDNGVFERFRYPVVTDRHTPLEWRYDFSPKTNPFFMERLGINATLNPGAFLWKGKVCLVVRTEGYDRKSFFAIAESKNGIDGFRFWPEPVDLPEIAPETNVYDMRITPHEDGWIYGVFCAESRDPKAAPSDLSSAVAQAGIVRTRDFKKWERLPNLRTPASQQRNVVLHPEYVDGHYAFYTRPMDGFIDVGSGGGIGWTLCKDITTGKTGPEKIIDERAYHTIKESKNGQGPAPIKTPQGWLHMAHGVRGCAAGLRYVLYAFMSSLDDPSKIIARPGGHFLAPYEGERVGDVSNVTFTNGWVQLPDKAKTILLYYGASDTRCYVARTTTAKLVDWCLNTPGDALTTRRAVDQRLALIRANRKQV, from the coding sequence ATGAGCAAATCCGCATCCCGAACCCCGAAATCTTCATCCACGCCCGCCGCCTTCACGGTCCGGGTCAAAAAAGTCCGCGCTGCGCACGAGGCTTTCCTGCGCCGCAAGAATCCCGTCGATCCGCTTTGGGATAACGGCGTGTTCGAGCGCTTCCGTTATCCGGTGGTGACGGACCGCCATACGCCGCTCGAATGGCGTTACGATTTCAGCCCGAAAACCAATCCGTTTTTCATGGAACGGCTCGGCATCAATGCGACGCTCAACCCCGGCGCGTTTTTGTGGAAAGGCAAGGTATGCCTCGTCGTTCGCACCGAGGGTTACGACCGCAAGAGTTTCTTTGCCATCGCCGAGTCGAAAAACGGCATCGACGGTTTCCGTTTCTGGCCGGAGCCGGTCGATCTGCCGGAAATCGCTCCGGAAACCAACGTGTACGACATGCGCATCACGCCGCACGAGGACGGCTGGATTTACGGCGTGTTCTGCGCCGAGTCGCGCGACCCGAAGGCCGCGCCGTCCGACCTGTCTTCGGCGGTGGCGCAGGCCGGCATCGTGCGCACGCGCGATTTCAAGAAATGGGAGCGATTGCCGAACCTGCGCACACCCGCCTCGCAGCAACGCAACGTCGTGCTGCATCCCGAGTATGTGGACGGCCACTACGCGTTCTACACGCGGCCAATGGACGGGTTTATCGACGTGGGCAGCGGCGGCGGCATCGGCTGGACGCTCTGCAAGGACATCACGACCGGAAAAACTGGTCCGGAAAAGATCATCGACGAGCGGGCCTATCACACGATCAAGGAGTCGAAAAACGGCCAGGGCCCCGCGCCGATCAAGACACCGCAAGGCTGGCTCCACATGGCGCACGGCGTGCGCGGTTGCGCGGCGGGACTGCGCTACGTGCTCTACGCGTTCATGAGCTCGCTTGACGATCCTTCAAAAATCATCGCGCGGCCGGGCGGGCATTTTCTCGCACCGTACGAGGGCGAACGCGTGGGCGACGTGTCCAACGTGACATTCACCAACGGCTGGGTGCAACTGCCCGACAAGGCGAAGACGATCCTGCTCTATTACGGTGCGTCGGACACGCGCTGCTATGTGGCGCGCACGACGACGGCAAAGCTCGTGGACTGGTGCCTGAACACGCCCGGGGACGCGCTGACCACGCGCCGCGCCGTGGACCAGCGGCTCGCGCTCATCCGGGCGAACCGGAAACAGGTGTGA
- a CDS encoding NADH dehydrogenase: MLAHLLILIPFAGAAFAAAWPGKNSQARTWLLPATALAHAVLALWLLVNPPDVSPRAWLGFDAVARATLPAVSLLFLACAAYGVAYLRARAERPNRVFVTLLLSLLGLLSAGLQARHLGLLWIATEALTLATVPLLHFADTPRAFEATWKYLLVGGTGIALSLLGSFALGYASLHGGGAGDLTFAALAAQGANLSHPWVLIAWVLLLVGYGTKMGLAPMHTWKPDAYGEAPGIVGAVLAGGVTTVAFIAILRVRAVVDAAGAGEVAGHTLLAIGLFSMLVAALFLLGTRDFKRMLAYSSVEHMGILVIAASLGAAGVWAALFHVWANGLTKGALFLSAGNLRRAAGASTLDAARAMSAVTPLSAAVFVAGMFAVTACPPFGPFFSELRVVLAAFAGGHGLTGGLLLGCLLFAFFGMSRVVFAVVYGKTETDGDKKPPAPLVRETAGVVAPPLALLALSLWLGLATPAVLRDAWTGAVAELVPPQTSASAPPPPGHISPIGHITPIAPLSP, translated from the coding sequence ATGCTCGCCCACCTGCTCATTCTGATCCCTTTCGCCGGAGCCGCATTCGCGGCGGCGTGGCCGGGAAAAAATTCGCAGGCGCGCACGTGGCTGCTGCCGGCGACCGCGCTGGCGCACGCGGTGCTGGCGCTCTGGCTGCTGGTCAATCCCCCGGACGTGTCGCCGCGCGCATGGCTCGGTTTCGATGCGGTGGCGCGGGCGACGCTGCCGGCGGTGTCGCTGCTGTTTCTCGCCTGCGCGGCCTACGGCGTCGCCTACCTGCGGGCGCGGGCGGAGCGGCCCAACCGCGTCTTCGTGACGTTGCTGCTGTCGTTGCTCGGGCTGTTGAGCGCGGGGTTGCAGGCGCGACATCTCGGATTGTTGTGGATCGCCACGGAAGCGCTCACGCTCGCCACCGTGCCGCTGCTGCACTTCGCGGACACACCGCGGGCGTTCGAGGCGACCTGGAAGTACCTGCTCGTCGGCGGCACGGGCATCGCGCTGTCGCTGCTCGGTTCGTTCGCCCTCGGCTACGCGTCGCTGCACGGCGGCGGCGCGGGCGACCTGACGTTTGCCGCGCTCGCGGCCCAAGGCGCGAACCTCTCGCATCCGTGGGTGCTGATCGCATGGGTGCTGCTGCTCGTCGGCTACGGCACAAAAATGGGGCTGGCCCCGATGCACACATGGAAGCCCGACGCCTACGGCGAGGCCCCCGGCATCGTCGGCGCGGTCCTCGCCGGTGGCGTGACGACGGTGGCTTTCATCGCAATCCTGCGCGTGCGCGCCGTCGTGGACGCCGCCGGCGCGGGCGAAGTGGCCGGACACACGCTGCTGGCCATCGGACTGTTCTCGATGCTGGTCGCCGCGCTCTTCCTGCTCGGCACACGGGATTTCAAGCGGATGCTCGCGTATTCGAGTGTCGAACACATGGGCATCCTCGTCATCGCCGCCTCGCTCGGCGCGGCCGGCGTATGGGCGGCGCTGTTTCACGTATGGGCCAACGGCCTGACCAAGGGCGCGCTGTTCCTGAGCGCGGGCAACCTCCGGCGCGCGGCGGGCGCGAGCACGCTGGACGCCGCGCGCGCCATGTCGGCAGTGACGCCGCTCTCGGCGGCGGTCTTCGTCGCGGGGATGTTCGCCGTGACGGCGTGCCCGCCCTTCGGCCCGTTTTTCAGCGAACTGCGCGTGGTGCTGGCGGCCTTCGCAGGCGGACACGGCCTGACCGGCGGCCTGCTGCTCGGCTGCCTGCTGTTCGCGTTTTTCGGAATGTCGCGCGTGGTGTTCGCCGTCGTCTATGGAAAGACGGAGACAGACGGCGACAAAAAGCCGCCGGCGCCGCTGGTTCGCGAAACCGCCGGCGTGGTGGCCCCGCCGCTCGCGCTGCTCGCCCTCTCGCTCTGGCTTGGCCTGGCCACGCCCGCCGTGCTGCGCGATGCGTGGACGGGGGCGGTGGCGGAGCTGGTCCCGCCCCAAACATCCGCCAGCGCGCCTCCCCCCCCCGGCCACATCAGTCCCATTGGTCACATCACTCCCATTGCTCCCCTCAGTCCCTGA
- a CDS encoding hydrogenase has translation MSSTANLLIGLAMGLNLVALASSRLPGVIRAVAVQGMALGVLPLLLEAKFDWRVGLVALTTVIVKGFVISHLLRRAMRAASIEREIEPLIGQVPSLLLGTAGTIAAVAFARTLPLLPEHADTLLVPGALASVLTGFVLLIGRTKAISQVCGYLILENGIYLFGLLLLHSTPLLVESGILLDLTVGVFVIGIIVDRIQRTFDSLDTGKLTALKE, from the coding sequence ATGAGTTCGACCGCCAATCTCCTCATCGGCCTCGCCATGGGTCTCAACCTCGTGGCGCTGGCGAGCAGCCGGCTGCCCGGCGTGATCCGCGCCGTGGCCGTGCAGGGCATGGCGCTCGGCGTGCTGCCGCTGCTGCTGGAGGCGAAATTCGACTGGCGCGTGGGCCTCGTCGCGCTGACGACCGTCATCGTCAAGGGGTTTGTCATCTCGCATCTGCTGCGGCGGGCCATGCGCGCCGCCAGCATCGAGCGCGAGATCGAGCCGCTCATCGGCCAGGTGCCGTCGCTGCTCCTCGGCACGGCGGGCACCATCGCGGCCGTGGCGTTTGCGCGGACGCTTCCCCTGCTGCCGGAACATGCGGACACGCTCCTCGTGCCCGGCGCGCTGGCTTCCGTGCTGACCGGGTTTGTGCTTCTCATCGGCCGCACCAAGGCGATCTCGCAGGTATGCGGTTATCTGATACTGGAAAACGGCATCTACCTGTTCGGCCTGCTGCTCCTCCACTCCACGCCCCTGCTCGTGGAATCGGGCATCCTGCTCGATCTCACCGTCGGCGTGTTCGTCATCGGCATCATCGTGGACCGCATCCAGCGCACCTTCGACTCGCTCGACACGGGCAAGCTCACTGCGCTGAAGGAATAA
- a CDS encoding hydrogenase, with product MSRSTSFALLANATSLPLAEVPEWPVAEFVQRTSGELARGARLCAWFGVPEDERTRIVSVIAFDADNTLAVARSTPLAPGESYPALTPRHPQAHLFERELYEQHGLVPAAHPWLKPVRLAAATDAGVRDGAPRNGEFFRVDGGEIHEVAVGPVHAGVIEPGHFRFQCAGEEVLHLEIALGYQHRGVEEALAGGPHRATMAQLETVSGDTTIAHATAHASVLEALAGDGGAEAPLRAQWLRLIALELERLANHTGDIGALAGDVAFLPTASACGKIRGDFLNLTALLCGNRFGRGLVRPGGCRHDLEPARATQLAERLRAALADVEQAAAWLWDAASARARFEGVGTVTGPQAAESGLVGLAARACGIVRDVRYDHPAGWHRLAQAPVAVWPGGDVFARARVRWLEIQRSGQLILEQLESPAEGAIRTRDETGAPLPSPAPDSLAVTLVEGWRGEVCHVAITDATGRFRRYKIVDPSFHNWTGLALALRGQAISDFPICNKSFNLSYCGFDL from the coding sequence ATGAGCCGCTCCACCTCCTTTGCCCTGCTCGCCAACGCCACGAGTCTCCCGCTGGCGGAAGTCCCCGAATGGCCGGTCGCGGAGTTTGTGCAACGCACCTCCGGCGAACTCGCCCGCGGCGCGCGGCTGTGCGCCTGGTTCGGCGTGCCGGAGGACGAGCGGACGCGGATCGTATCCGTCATCGCTTTCGATGCCGACAACACACTGGCCGTCGCCCGCAGCACGCCGCTCGCTCCCGGCGAGAGTTATCCGGCGCTGACGCCACGCCATCCACAGGCGCACCTTTTCGAGCGCGAGCTTTACGAGCAGCACGGCCTCGTACCCGCGGCGCACCCCTGGCTGAAACCCGTGCGCCTGGCCGCGGCAACGGACGCCGGCGTTCGCGACGGCGCGCCGCGCAACGGCGAATTTTTCCGTGTGGACGGCGGCGAGATTCACGAAGTGGCGGTCGGCCCGGTGCATGCCGGCGTGATCGAGCCCGGGCATTTCCGTTTCCAGTGCGCGGGCGAGGAAGTGCTGCACCTGGAAATCGCGCTCGGCTACCAGCACCGCGGCGTCGAGGAAGCCCTCGCCGGCGGTCCGCACCGTGCGACGATGGCACAGCTCGAAACCGTGTCCGGTGACACAACCATCGCCCACGCCACCGCCCACGCCAGCGTGCTCGAAGCCCTCGCCGGCGACGGAGGGGCCGAAGCGCCGCTGCGTGCCCAGTGGCTGCGGCTGATCGCGCTGGAACTGGAACGCCTCGCCAACCACACCGGCGATATCGGCGCGCTCGCGGGCGACGTGGCATTTTTGCCGACCGCTTCGGCCTGCGGAAAAATCCGCGGCGATTTTCTCAACCTCACCGCGCTGCTCTGCGGCAACCGCTTCGGGCGCGGACTCGTGCGGCCCGGCGGCTGCCGTCACGACCTCGAACCGGCGCGCGCCACGCAACTCGCGGAGCGGCTCCGCGCCGCGCTGGCCGACGTGGAACAGGCTGCCGCCTGGCTCTGGGACGCCGCCTCGGCGCGCGCGCGTTTCGAGGGCGTGGGCACCGTGACGGGACCACAGGCCGCGGAATCCGGTCTCGTCGGTCTCGCCGCCCGCGCCTGCGGGATCGTGCGCGACGTGCGTTACGATCATCCGGCGGGCTGGCACCGGCTCGCCCAGGCGCCGGTCGCGGTGTGGCCGGGCGGGGACGTATTCGCGCGCGCCCGCGTGCGCTGGCTCGAAATCCAGCGGTCGGGACAACTGATCCTCGAACAACTCGAATCGCCCGCCGAGGGCGCCATCCGGACCCGCGACGAAACCGGCGCCCCCCTGCCCTCCCCCGCTCCCGACTCGCTGGCCGTGACGCTCGTCGAAGGCTGGCGCGGCGAAGTCTGCCACGTCGCGATTACGGATGCCACCGGCCGCTTCCGCCGTTACAAGATCGTCGACCCGTCCTTCCACAACTGGACCGGCCTCGCCCTCGCGCTGCGCGGCCAGGCGATCTCCGATTTCCCGATCTGCAACAAAAGCTTCAACCTCTCCTACTGCGGCTTCGACCTGTGA
- a CDS encoding LacI family transcriptional regulator codes for MPPAPDRTHPSDSAHVPLSAIAREAGVATSTVSRALRGDARIGTKTRQHVQAVAQRLGHRSHPLVSALMAQVRNRRPPVARWNLAWLDFRDTPQDWRANLVSAAFHNGARARAEASGYAFERVWTRDPRLCNHPDGLSARLTEVLLARGVRGLLLQGFREGADGSATAIPVDLSKFAIAGVGTAFHSPALHFASNDQHLSTQLAVRELRSLGHRRIGYVGEPLTETVVSHRFVAGYLATMQQEFGLRPLPPLVTLADDILVDWVKKHRPTVIISTEPHIPRVLRAHGYSVPQDIGFAHLHVAEDDAVTTGICQQSEAVAAAATDLLIGALSNNETGVPAHPRGLLIPGRWRRGKTVRDLRA; via the coding sequence ATGCCGCCCGCTCCCGACCGCACTCATCCGTCCGACAGCGCCCACGTGCCGCTCTCTGCGATTGCGCGCGAGGCCGGCGTCGCCACCAGCACGGTCTCCAGGGCACTCCGCGGCGACGCCCGCATCGGAACAAAAACCCGCCAGCATGTGCAGGCCGTGGCGCAACGTCTCGGGCACCGGTCGCATCCGCTGGTCTCCGCCCTCATGGCGCAGGTGCGCAACCGCCGCCCGCCCGTCGCGCGCTGGAATCTCGCCTGGCTGGATTTTCGTGATACGCCGCAGGACTGGCGCGCCAACCTCGTTTCGGCCGCGTTTCACAACGGCGCCCGCGCCCGGGCCGAAGCCTCCGGTTATGCGTTCGAGCGCGTGTGGACACGCGATCCACGCCTGTGCAATCATCCGGACGGTTTGTCCGCGCGGCTCACCGAAGTGCTGCTTGCCCGGGGCGTGCGCGGACTCCTTCTGCAAGGCTTCAGGGAAGGAGCGGACGGTTCCGCCACGGCCATTCCCGTGGATCTTTCAAAATTTGCGATTGCGGGAGTCGGCACGGCCTTCCACTCGCCCGCGCTCCACTTCGCGAGCAACGACCAGCACCTCTCCACGCAGCTTGCCGTGCGAGAACTCCGGAGTCTCGGTCATCGCCGCATCGGTTATGTCGGCGAACCGTTGACGGAGACGGTGGTTTCTCACCGGTTTGTCGCCGGCTATCTGGCCACGATGCAGCAGGAGTTCGGCCTCCGTCCGCTCCCGCCGCTCGTCACGCTTGCCGACGACATTCTGGTCGACTGGGTAAAAAAGCATCGTCCGACGGTGATCATTTCGACGGAGCCTCACATCCCGCGGGTGCTGCGTGCCCACGGGTATTCGGTGCCGCAGGACATCGGTTTCGCCCACCTGCACGTGGCGGAGGACGACGCCGTGACGACCGGCATTTGCCAGCAAAGCGAGGCCGTCGCCGCCGCCGCGACCGATCTGCTGATCGGCGCACTGTCGAACAACGAAACCGGCGTCCCCGCCCACCCCCGCGGCCTCCTCATCCCCGGCCGCTGGCGCCGGGGTAAAACGGTGAGAGACCTGCGCGCGTAA
- a CDS encoding hydrogenase: MFVLDTIAHRLKRGCATMAWPQGPAPALPDRHGGALRIDPAKCDGCADCLPACPTNAITRTADGRLASLDLGRCLFCNECLEACPDGAIVPTGDHRMAVRRRDDLVLAPDPGREQLRLAEALDAKLKKLFGRSLKLRQVSAGGCNACEADVNVLGTIGWDLSRFGIQFVASPRHADGLLVTGPVSKGMELALRKTWDAVPDPKLVIATGACAISGGPFAGNPQVLGGADTTVPVDLYIPGCPPHPLTILDGLLRLLGRLENEKRQPVPVA, translated from the coding sequence ATGTTCGTCCTCGACACCATCGCTCATCGCCTGAAACGCGGCTGCGCCACGATGGCTTGGCCGCAAGGGCCGGCCCCGGCCTTGCCCGACCGGCATGGCGGCGCGCTGCGGATCGACCCGGCAAAATGCGACGGCTGCGCGGACTGCCTGCCCGCGTGTCCGACCAACGCCATTACGCGCACCGCCGATGGACGGCTCGCGTCGCTCGACCTCGGCCGCTGCCTGTTCTGCAACGAGTGCCTCGAAGCTTGCCCCGACGGCGCCATCGTGCCGACCGGCGACCACCGCATGGCCGTGCGCCGGCGCGACGACCTCGTCCTCGCTCCCGATCCCGGACGCGAACAACTCCGCCTTGCCGAAGCGCTCGATGCGAAACTCAAAAAACTCTTCGGTCGCTCGCTGAAACTCCGCCAGGTCAGCGCCGGCGGTTGCAACGCCTGCGAGGCCGACGTCAACGTTCTCGGCACCATCGGCTGGGATCTCTCCCGTTTCGGTATCCAGTTTGTCGCTTCGCCACGCCACGCCGACGGCCTGCTCGTCACCGGCCCTGTTTCCAAGGGCATGGAACTCGCGCTGCGCAAAACCTGGGACGCCGTGCCCGATCCGAAGCTCGTCATCGCCACCGGCGCGTGTGCGATTTCGGGCGGACCCTTCGCCGGCAATCCGCAGGTGCTCGGCGGCGCGGATACGACGGTGCCGGTCGATCTCTACATCCCCGGCTGCCCGCCCCACCCGCTGACCATTCTCGACGGCCTGCTTCGCCTGCTCGGACGGCTGGAAAACGAAAAACGACAACCCGTGCCGGTCGCCTGA
- a CDS encoding GxxExxY protein, whose protein sequence is MITSHDEIQRTKLNELSHRVIGLCMEVHRELGPGLLESAYEEALAHELALAGLNFERQREMPLVYKGARLDCGYRLDFIVEKELIIELKAVQSLEPVHHAQLLTYLKLERRSLGLLINFNVPTLKDGIKRVVAGSLFKNEKRIRSDFGQLALFLCASALLWFRSRF, encoded by the coding sequence ATGATAACATCACATGACGAAATTCAACGAACCAAGCTGAACGAACTGAGCCACCGGGTGATCGGCCTTTGTATGGAAGTTCATCGTGAACTTGGCCCCGGGTTGCTGGAGTCGGCCTATGAAGAAGCATTGGCCCACGAATTGGCCCTGGCCGGCCTGAATTTTGAACGGCAACGGGAAATGCCTCTCGTTTACAAGGGAGCGAGACTCGACTGTGGATACCGCCTCGATTTCATCGTGGAAAAAGAGCTGATCATTGAACTGAAAGCCGTCCAGTCACTGGAACCGGTTCATCATGCTCAACTCCTCACTTATCTGAAACTTGAACGGCGCTCGCTCGGCCTGCTGATCAATTTCAATGTGCCCACCCTCAAAGACGGAATCAAACGAGTGGTTGCCGGAAGCCTTTTCAAAAACGAAAAACGTATCCGCTCCGATTTTGGACAACTCGCCCTGTTCCTGTGCGCCTCGGCCCTACTCTGGTTCAGATCCAGATTCTAA
- a CDS encoding Zeta toxin family protein — protein sequence MPDLFIIAGPNGAGKTTYVRRFLPEEMQTREFVNADLIAAGLSPFAPESVAFEAGRLMLARLRELAARRASFSFETTLAGRAYAPLLRELRVAGYRIRLDFLWIPDLDVTRNRVRQRVHKGGHDIPDDVQQRRFHLGIRNLVTLYRPLLDHWRLYENTQEDPHLVAEEENGRLDIADAIVLDRIEQAASVSFMNEQASSGEMNEARAMYGRSAETRASMRAMRKAYADAVLENLRFGLPVIQYRDGKVVEVPAEQLAPKARRILEANGEFLPEEIAAGRA from the coding sequence ATGCCCGACCTCTTCATCATCGCCGGACCCAACGGCGCGGGGAAAACCACCTACGTGCGTCGTTTCCTGCCCGAAGAAATGCAGACGCGGGAGTTCGTGAACGCCGACCTGATCGCCGCCGGACTTTCGCCCTTCGCGCCCGAAAGCGTCGCTTTCGAGGCGGGGCGTCTGATGCTGGCGCGATTGCGGGAACTGGCGGCGAGGCGCGCATCGTTCTCGTTCGAAACGACCCTGGCGGGTCGCGCCTATGCGCCGTTGTTGCGCGAGCTACGCGTGGCGGGGTACCGCATCCGGCTCGATTTTTTGTGGATTCCCGACCTCGACGTCACCCGCAACCGGGTCCGCCAGCGTGTGCACAAGGGCGGGCACGACATCCCGGATGATGTGCAGCAACGGCGTTTTCATCTCGGCATCCGGAATCTGGTGACGCTTTATCGCCCGCTGCTCGACCACTGGCGGCTTTACGAAAACACACAGGAAGATCCTCATCTGGTGGCAGAAGAAGAAAATGGCCGACTGGACATAGCGGACGCCATCGTACTTGACCGCATCGAGCAGGCCGCCAGTGTCTCCTTTATGAACGAGCAAGCTTCTTCCGGTGAAATGAACGAGGCACGCGCGATGTATGGGCGTTCCGCGGAGACCCGCGCCTCGATGCGCGCCATGCGCAAGGCCTACGCCGATGCGGTGCTCGAAAATCTGCGTTTCGGCTTGCCGGTCATCCAGTATCGGGACGGCAAGGTCGTGGAGGTGCCGGCCGAGCAACTGGCGCCCAAGGCCCGGCGCATCCTCGAAGCCAACGGGGAATTTCTCCCCGAGGAAATCGCCGCCGGGCGGGCGTGA